The Candidatus Equadaptatus faecalis genome contains a region encoding:
- a CDS encoding DedA family protein: MLSYAAALFHTFIAWLVATIGRLGYFGITGLMFLESSCFPFPSEVVMPPAGYLASKGEMSLLAAIFFGILGSILGALFNYWLAVRWGRPFLEKYGKYLFISKESLDKAEEFFAKHGHISTFTGRLLPVIRQYISLPAGLARMDMKQFCAYTALGSGIWVVILALLGYFLGNNEALIHTELKKISFGLIAGCMLLVVIYAIRYKKKREK; the protein is encoded by the coding sequence ATGCTTTCATACGCGGCAGCTCTATTTCACACTTTCATCGCATGGCTTGTGGCAACAATAGGCAGGCTCGGATATTTCGGAATAACGGGGCTTATGTTCCTTGAGTCCTCCTGCTTCCCTTTCCCGAGCGAGGTCGTAATGCCGCCTGCGGGCTATCTTGCAAGCAAAGGCGAGATGAGTCTGCTCGCCGCAATATTCTTCGGCATACTCGGCAGCATACTCGGCGCTCTTTTCAACTACTGGCTCGCAGTCCGCTGGGGACGCCCCTTCCTTGAAAAGTACGGCAAATATCTGTTCATCAGCAAAGAATCTCTTGACAAAGCAGAGGAATTCTTCGCAAAACACGGGCATATAAGCACCTTTACGGGCAGGCTGCTGCCCGTTATCCGCCAGTACATTTCGCTTCCGGCAGGGCTTGCGCGTATGGACATGAAGCAGTTCTGCGCCTACACGGCTCTCGGCAGCGGAATATGGGTCGTCATACTTGCGTTGCTCGGTTATTTCCTCGGCAACAACGAAGCGCTCATCCACACCGAGCTCAAAAAAATATCCTTCGGGCTCATCGCCGGCTGCATGCTGCTTGTCGTAATCTACGCCATACGTTATAAAAAGAAAAGGGAGAAATAG
- the pdxA gene encoding 4-hydroxythreonine-4-phosphate dehydrogenase PdxA, with product MRYTLGITMGDPAGIGAEITVKALSNKAVYERCIPVVIGDSAVLKKMLHYSNEVLAINTIKSPAEAKGHFGVIDLIDLGMIKEGGWEFGKVQKNCGDASFNYVTTGIELAMKGGLHAVVTGPINKEAINLAGHAYAGHTEIFAKYTGTEDYGMLLTAPGLRVVHVTTHVSMRGACDVIREHPERVETTIELAKEAMHLLGNDNPRIAVAGLNAHCSEHGLFGDEENVSIIPAIEKCRAKGIDVDGPIPPDTVFVKAIAGKYDIVVAMYHDQGHIPLKLCGFKLDSKTNKFTAMSGVNITVGLPIIRTSVDHGTAFGHAGMGFANEQSLVDAIYTACDMAAVKFGTKND from the coding sequence ATGCGTTACACACTTGGAATAACAATGGGAGATCCGGCAGGCATAGGAGCGGAGATAACGGTCAAGGCTCTTTCAAACAAGGCAGTCTATGAGCGCTGCATTCCCGTAGTGATAGGCGACAGCGCGGTTTTGAAAAAAATGCTGCACTACAGCAACGAGGTGCTTGCGATAAACACTATCAAAAGCCCGGCGGAAGCAAAGGGACACTTCGGAGTTATCGACCTGATAGACCTCGGAATGATTAAGGAAGGCGGCTGGGAGTTCGGCAAGGTGCAGAAGAACTGCGGAGACGCCTCCTTTAATTACGTTACTACTGGTATAGAGCTTGCAATGAAGGGCGGGCTCCACGCGGTCGTCACAGGACCTATCAACAAGGAAGCAATCAACCTTGCGGGGCACGCCTACGCCGGACATACGGAAATTTTTGCCAAATACACGGGTACGGAAGATTACGGAATGCTTCTTACCGCGCCCGGACTCCGCGTTGTTCACGTTACGACGCACGTTTCTATGAGAGGCGCCTGCGACGTTATCCGCGAGCATCCCGAACGCGTTGAAACGACGATAGAGCTTGCAAAAGAGGCTATGCATCTGCTCGGCAACGACAACCCGCGCATAGCTGTTGCCGGACTTAACGCTCACTGCTCGGAACACGGACTTTTCGGGGACGAGGAAAACGTTTCGATTATTCCAGCGATTGAAAAATGCCGCGCGAAGGGCATTGACGTTGACGGTCCTATTCCGCCTGACACAGTTTTCGTTAAGGCGATTGCCGGAAAGTACGATATAGTTGTCGCCATGTATCACGACCAGGGACATATACCTCTCAAGCTTTGCGGCTTCAAGCTTGACTCAAAGACGAACAAATTCACTGCCATGTCGGGTGTGAACATCACCGTCGGACTTCCGATTATCCGCACGAGCGTTGACCACGGAACCGCTTTTGGCCACGCAGGCATGGGTTTTGCCAACGAACAGAGCCTTGTTGACGCAATTTACACGGCGTGCGATATGGCGGCGGTAAAATTCGGCACGAAAAATGACTAA